In Streptacidiphilus sp. P02-A3a, the DNA window CCGCCGTGAGCGGCGGCGTTGGCTTCGCTGACGCGCAGTACCCGGCGACGCAGTACGGAGGCCCGCAGCTGGCCACGCAGTACGCGGCCCCCCAGCAGACCGCGCAGTACATCGCTCCCGAGCAGGCCCCCCAGTACGCGGCTCCGCAGCAGGCGCCCCAGCAGGCGCCGCAGTACGCGGCCCCGCAGCAGGCCCCCCAGTACGCCGCTCCGCAGCAGGCCCCCCAGTACGCGGCCCCGCAGCAGGCGCCGCAGTACGCCGCTCCGCAGCAGGCGCCGCAGTACGCGGCCCCGCAGCAGGCCCCCCAGTACGCGGCGCCGCAGCAGGCTCCGCAGTACGCCGCTCCGCAGCAGGCGCCGCAGCAGGCCCCCCAGTACGCGGCTCCGCAGCAGGCCCCGCAGCAGGCGCCCCAGCAGGCTCCGCAGTACGCGGCTCCGCAGCAGCAGGGTCCGCAGGCGGCCCCGAACGCCACGCAGATCGCTCCGCAGGTCGCTCCGCAGATCGCGCCCACGGTCACCGCGCCGCCCCTGCCGTCGGCCCACCAGCTGGTGCCGCAGGTCTTCCACCCGGAGCAGGAGTGCGACCCGCAGACGGTGGTCCGGGCCGACTTCCCGATCGCCGTCCTCGGCGGGGAGTCCCACACCCAGGGTGACACCTGCTCCCAGACCAACAACGCCTTCCGGAGCTGAGCGAGCGTTAGCGAAGGCGCTCCCGCCCGCGCGGTGCCGCTGAACGGGCGGTTTCGCACGGCCCGGCCGGGCGGCGGGGGCCTTCGCCGTTCCGTGTACGACACGTGCGACAAAGGACCTCGCTGGGTCGGGTCCTTTGTCGTGCCTGCCGTACACGGAACGGTGCACGCGGGTGCCGGTCGTATAGGCGCACTTCCTCGACTTCCCGGTTGCAGCGAGCCGTTGCGGGCGTTGGCTGAGTTCAGCCATTAGCCTACGAATTGTCAGAAATGTGTAGGTCCGTCACGGGCCTTGTCCTCGCACGACACTTGGAGAAACACATGCGCAAGCTCCACAAGGCGGCTGTCGTCGTCGCCCTGCTCGGCACCATCGGCTTCACCGGCGCCGGGTCCGCCTCCGCCTGGGGCGGCTCGCACGGATCGAGCTTCGGCGTGCAGCAGAGCGCCTCGTGCCAGTCGCACGACCTGAACCTGGACCTCCTGGGCGAGGTCGGGATCCTCAACGGCCTGGCCGGCAACGCGCTGAACGGCGAGGGCAACCCCGGCGGGCAGGCGACCTCCCTCGGCTCCACCGCGGGCTGCAGCAACAGCGCTTTCGGGCACTGATCAGCCCCCAGTAAACGCCTGGGGCAGGCAGGGCGTCGCCCGGCTGCGGGCCGTTCCCCCGGGAGCGGCCCGCCGCCCGGCCGGACTGCTTCGCCCCAGGTTGCCGTCACACAGCTGCGGCAAGTCGTTCCACTCTCTCCCAGGCCCCACGGACAGGGGTTTGGGTTCGTCATCGCCAACAGAGAAACCGTAGGAGAAGACACATGCGCAAGCTTCAGAAGGTTGCTGTCGTCGCGGCCCTGCTCGGCTCGGTCAGCTTCGCCGGCGCCGGCTCGGCCTCCGCCTGGGACGGCGGGGACCACTACAACGTGCAGCAGAGCACCTCGTGCAAGTCGCACGACCTGAACCTGGACATCCTGGGCGAGGTCGGGATCCTCAACGGCCTGGCCGGCAACGCGCTGAACGGCGAGGGCAACCCGGGTGCCCAGGAGACCGGTCTGGGCTCCCACCTGGGCTGCAACAACAGCGCCTTCGGCGGCTGACGGTCCGCCACGCACGCCCGGCGGTGGGCCGTCCCCTTCGGGGCGGTCCGCCGCCGGCCGGGTGAAGCCCGGCCCGCCGGCCGCGCTATCTGTCGGCTGAACGGGTGGCACTGCGCCCGGCTGCTTTACTTCAGTGGACCGCGAGATATGTATGCGGTTGGTAGTTCGTATTCGATCTTTCCGGAGCTGAACGGATGACGGTCCTGGGGACCCTGTCCGTGCGGCAATGGATTCCAAAGAGGAGAGAAAATGCGCAAGCTCCAGAAGATTGCCGTCGTCGCGGCCCTGCTCGGCTCCGTCGGCTTCGCCGGTGCCGGGACGGCGTTCGCCCACGGTGACGGCGGCTTCGGTGGCGACCAGTTCCAGGTCCAGCAGAGCACCTCGTGCAAGTCGCACGACCTGAACCTGGACGTCCTGGGCGAGGTCGGCGTCCTCAACGGCGTGGCCGGCAACCTGCTCGGCGGCGAGGGCAACCCCGGTGCCCAGGCCAGCAAGCTCGGCTCCAGCCTGGGCTGCAACAACAGCGCCTTCGGCGGCTGACGCACAGCTTCTAGTACCCGAGAACGGGTCCCGGATCCCGAGCTGCACCGGGCGCCGGGGCCCGTTCTCTTCAACTGCCCCACTCGGACGCCGGGCCCCTCGCGGCACGCGCGCTCCAACGCCGACCACAGAGGAACGCACCAGATGTTCAGCCGCAAGAAGACCGCAGCCGTCGTGTTCGCCCTGAGCGGCATCGCCACGATCTGCACGGGCACCGCCGACGCGTACGCCGGGCAGACCCACACGTGCACGCAGGACAGCCAGGGAAACCTCGTCTGCGTCGACAAGGGTCAGAGTGACAAGACCTTCACCACCAGTGACGGCACCTTCCACGTCAACCAGACGCGGGACTGCACCACGACCACGCAGCCGACCGCGTACACCCCGCAGATCGGGATCGGACAGCAGGGAACGACCCAGGTCGGGCCCACCGTCGACTGTTCCAACAACGCTCCGACGCCCCAGGGCTTCAGGCTCCCCAGCTTCCGCTGACCCGGCACGACCGGCCCGCGCCGCCGCGTGGGCGTGCGGACGGCCGGACCGGAACTGCTCACCGGTCCGGCCGTCCCCGCGCCGCCGCGGCGGCGCGGCCGTGTCACAGCTGGGTCGGCCCCGGGATGACCGGCTGGCGCGCGGTGCCCAGCCACTCGACCGGGTTGCAGTAGGGCAGTTCCGACAGCGGCTGGTCGGTGCAGAACCTCACGACCAGGTCGGAGAACTCGGCCATCCGCTCCACCGGGGCCAGGTGGTCCGCCTCCTTGATGGTGGTGAAGGCCGCGGACGGCAGCGCCGCGGCCACCTCGCGTCCCATGGCGGGGGTGCAGAGCGTGTCGTGCTCGCCGGTGCACACCAGGGCCGGTACCGCGGGCAGCGGCTCGTCCCGGTACCACTCGTGGTTCATCAGGCGGGTGTTGTGCTCGGCCGACATCATGATCTCCTCGTCGGACTGCGCCATGAACTGCGCGTAGAGCAGCCGGGAGACGACCTCGCGCTTGTGGACCGGGCCGACGTCGGGCGGCGACATGAACCGCTTGACCAGCTCGGTGGCGATCTGGGCGCGGTCCCCGAGTTCCAGCATCCGCACCCAGCGCGGTACGGCTTCGCTGTAGTCGTCGGGGATGGTCCGGGTCATGCCCACCAGGCCCAGCCGCTCCACGTGTTCGGGGTAGTGCTGGGCGAAGCGCACGGCGATGGCCCCGCCGAAGCAGCTGCCGATGAGGTTGACGCGCGGCATCGCCAGTTCCACCAGCATCCGCTGGACGTTGGCGGCCAGGAAGTCGATGCCGTGCTCGGCCGGCAGGAAGTCCGCGGTCCCGTAGCCGGGCAGGTCCACCGTCACCACCGTGCCGTGCTCGGCCAGCCACTTCTCGTGCCGCAGCCACGCGTAGCGGTTCTGAGAGGACCCCCCAGCATCACCAACGGCTCGGTCCGCGGCCGGTCCTGGTGGACGACACGGCAGTGGTAGGCGAAGCCCTCGAAGGACAGGGTCCGCTCCTCCACCCGTGTCGTCGCCTGCGCCGCGGTCCGCCCCCGCTGGCCGGGAGGGGGTCCCGGCAGAGATGCGTGGCGTGCCGTGCCAACGTCAGAGCGCATGGAATCCCCAGAAGTGAGAGAAAAAGTACAGAACACCAATATCCTCCATACCGTCACTCATCCCTCTACAGGTCACCCATGGCGGGCGTGTCGGCCCCCCGGGCGCGTGGAGCGACTCAACGGCTCTGTCCCGCAGTCGCCTTGTGACCCGATCCGCCTCAGCCGCCAAGGGCGCGGCGGACGGCCCGGCGGAGCCAGTGGTGCGCCCCGTCGGCCGTGTGCCGGGGTGCCAGGCCATGCCGATGGTCAGCGGCGGCAGCTCCAGGGGGATGTCCAGGAGCCGCAGTCCGAGGGCGGTGGCGTCCTCGGTCAGGGGCGAGGGGGCGGCGCCGGGGAGCGCGGCGGGTACCAGGCAGACGATGTCGCTGCGGGCGGCCAGGGCCATGGCGGCCAGGTGGCTGGGCAGCACGACGCCGACCCGCCGCCGCAGGTCCTGCTCGGCCAGGGCGGCGTCGAGGGGACCGGTGAACCGGCCGCGGCGGCTGACCGCGACGTGCTGGGCGGCGGCGAGCCGGGCCGCGGTCAGCGGCCTCTCGGTGAGCGGATGGCCCGCCCGGACGGCCGCCATCATGCGCAGGCTCACCAGTTCCTCGACCCGGGTCTCGGGGTCCACGTGGTCGATGGAGCCGACCTCCAGGTCGACCCGGCCGTCGCGCAGGGCGGTTCCGGCCTCCAGCTCCTCGGCCAGGAGCCGGAACGAGACCCCCGGCGCCTCCTGCTGGGCCAGCCGCGCCAGCCCGGGCGCCAGCGCCGCGCCGACCAGGTCGGCGGCCTGGAGGGTGAAGGTGCTGCGCAGGCCGGCGGGGTCGACACCGGTGCCGGGACTGAGCAGCGCCCCCAGGCTGCGCACCACCGCGGCGGCCTCCTCGCGCAGCGCCTGGGCGCGCGGGGTGGGGACCATGGCCTGTCCGGCCCGGACCAGCAGCGGGTCCTGCAGGACGCGGCGCAGACGGGCGAGGGTGCGGCTCATGGCGGCCGGCGAGGTGTGCAGCCGGGCCGCGGCCCGGGTGACGCTGTGCTCGGCCAGCAGGGCGTCCAACGCGATGGCGAGATTGGCATCGATGACCGGCTCCGGCTCGTCCACCAGCATTATTCCGTTTCAGTCAATGATTGCGTGCTGAAGTTCCCATTGTGGCAAGCCCGCTGCCCTCCGCAGGATGGGGGTCGTACCGATCCGGCACAACCCGCGAGGCTTACATGATCGTCATTACCGCTCCCACCGGGAACATCGGCCGCCACCTGCTCTCCCGGCTCCTGGAGTCCGCCCCCGCCGCAGGCGAGGAACTGCGCGTGGTCGTGCGCGACCCCGCCCGGCTCCCCGACGCGGCCCACGGACACGTCGAGGTGGTCACCGGCTCGCACGCGGACCCCGACGTCCTGGACCGGGCCTTCCAGGGCGCGGACGCCGTCTTCTGGCTCGTCCCCCCGGACGCCTCGCTGACCCCGCACGAGGCCTACAGCGGCTTCACCGGCCCCGCCGCGAAGGCACTCGCCACCCACGGCGTCGGCCACGTCGTCGGCGTCTCCGCGCTCGGCCGCGGCACCCCGCTCGCCGACCGCGCCGGCCTGGTCACCGCCTCCCTGGCCATGGACGACCTCATCGCCGCCGCCGGCGTCGCCCACCGGGCCCTGGCCAACCCGTCCTTCTTCGAGAACCTCCTGGAGGAGACCGACTCGATCCGCGACCACGGCGTCTTCACCGACACCGTCGACCCCGACCGCAAGGCCCCCCTCGTCGCCTGCGCCGACATCGCGACCGCCGCCGCCGGCCTGCTGCTTGACCGCTCCTGGAGCGGAACCGACAGCGTCCCGGTCCTCGGGCCGCAGGACCTGGCCCCCAACGACCTGGCCCGCATCATGACCGAGCAGCTCGGCCGCCCAGTCCGCTACCGACGCCAGCCGCTCGACGAACTGCGCACCACCCTCGTCGGCTACGGCCTCAACGAGGCCTTCGTCCAGGGCATCGTCGACATGAAGCGGGCCAAGGACCAGGGCCTGGACTCCGGCGTCACCCGCACCCCGGAGACCGCCTCCCCGACCGGCTTCGCGCAGTGGTGCGCCCGGACCCTCAAGCCCGCCCTCCAGCCCTGAGCGCCCACCCCGCCACCACCCACACCTTCGGAGGCACCCCGATGCCCGCTGAGCCGACGCCCGCCGAGCCGACGCCCGCCGCGACAACCGAACCACCGGTCACCGCGTTCATCCTGGTCAAGACCACACCCGCCTGGCTCGCCCTGACCGTCCCGGAACGCGTCACCGCCTTCACCACCCAGGTCCTGCCCGCGATCGAAGCCCGGACCAGCGGCGTCCGGTCCCGCTTCTACGACACCGAGTTCTACTCCGCGCGCGTCACCGACGTCTGGGTGTGGGAGGCCGAGGACCACCACGCCTACCAACTCCTGATCGACGCACTGCGCGAAACCCCGTTCTGGACCACTACTTCGAGGTCGTCGACCTGCTGGTCGGCACCGAGAACGGCTACGCCCGCAG includes these proteins:
- a CDS encoding NAD(P)H-binding protein codes for the protein MIVITAPTGNIGRHLLSRLLESAPAAGEELRVVVRDPARLPDAAHGHVEVVTGSHADPDVLDRAFQGADAVFWLVPPDASLTPHEAYSGFTGPAAKALATHGVGHVVGVSALGRGTPLADRAGLVTASLAMDDLIAAAGVAHRALANPSFFENLLEETDSIRDHGVFTDTVDPDRKAPLVACADIATAAAGLLLDRSWSGTDSVPVLGPQDLAPNDLARIMTEQLGRPVRYRRQPLDELRTTLVGYGLNEAFVQGIVDMKRAKDQGLDSGVTRTPETASPTGFAQWCARTLKPALQP
- a CDS encoding alpha/beta fold hydrolase, producing the protein MSAGTPSRPAGADRGAGDDTGGGADPVLRGLRLPLPCRPPGPAADRAVGDAGGSSQNRYAWLRHEKWLAEHGTVVTVDLPGYGTADFLPAEHGIDFLAANVQRMLVELAMPRVNLIGSCFGGAIAVRFAQHYPEHVERLGLVGMTRTIPDDYSEAVPRWVRMLELGDRAQIATELVKRFMSPPDVGPVHKREVVSRLLYAQFMAQSDEEIMMSAEHNTRLMNHEWYRDEPLPAVPALVCTGEHDTLCTPAMGREVAAALPSAAFTTIKEADHLAPVERMAEFSDLVVRFCTDQPLSELPYCNPVEWLGTARQPVIPGPTQL